A single Pristis pectinata isolate sPriPec2 chromosome 6, sPriPec2.1.pri, whole genome shotgun sequence DNA region contains:
- the LOC127571552 gene encoding deoxyribonuclease gamma-like — MVNQLFICGALFLASFHGIHSLKICSFNVRTFGKSKAAKEGILDVLVKIISRCDLLLMMEIKDSSNQAFPALMRRLNNHGNRNEYTYIISERLGMNTYKEQYAFIYRSKLLSVKRSYQYPNSLPDNEDVFAREPFVVWFSSRHTSVKDFVIIPLHSMPDSSACEIDALYDVYTAMRRHWKAKYFILMGDFNADCGYVRRKDWKNIRLRNDTNFVWLIGDDIDTTVKESTHCAYDRIVIRGGKLLKAVVPNSAKIFNFKEAYGMTERQALNVSDHFPVEVDLQESYGFYSWLKSLKGLKG; from the exons ATGGTAAATCAGCTCTTCATCTGTGGTGCTCTCTTTCTTGCCAGTTTTCATGGGATTCATTCTCTTAAAATCTGTTCCTTTAATGTgagaacatttggaaaatcaaaagCAGCCAAGGAGGGAATTCTGGATGTACTTGTGAAG ATAATCTCTCGTTGTGATCTTTTGTTGATGATGGAAATCAAGGATTCAAGTAACCAAGCCTTTCCTGCACTCATGAGAAGACTGAACAA tCACGGCAACAGAAATGAATATACATATATCATCAGTGAACGTTTGGGAATGAATACCTACAAAGAACAGTATGCTTTTATTTACAG AAGTAAACTATTATCAGTGAAAAGAAGTTATCAATACCCGAATTCCCTACCAGACAATGAGGATGTTTTTGCAAGAGAACCATTTGTGGTTTGGTTTTCATCACGCCATACCT CTGTGAAAGACTTTGTCATTATTCCTCTACACTCAATGCCCGATTCCTCCGCCTGTGAAATTGACGCATTATACGATGTTTACACGGCAATGAGACGACACTGGAAGGCAAAG TACTTCATActtatgggagacttcaatgcaGATTGTGGCTACGTCCGGAGGAAGGACTGGAAAAATATCAGACTGCGAAATGATACCAATTTTGTTTGGCTAATCGGAGATGACATTGATACAACAGTAAAGGAAAGCACCCACTGTGCATATGACAG GATTGTAATTCGTGGTGGAAAGTTATTAAAGGCAGTCGTTCCAAATTCggccaaaatatttaatttcaaggAAGCTTATGGCATGACTGAAAGACAG GCCCTGAATGTGAGCGACCACTTTCCTGTGGAAGTTGATCTGCAGGAGTCCTATGGCTTTTATAGCTGGTTGAAGTCTCTCAAAGGTCTGAAAGGGTAG